A genomic stretch from Arachis stenosperma cultivar V10309 chromosome 3, arast.V10309.gnm1.PFL2, whole genome shotgun sequence includes:
- the LOC130965553 gene encoding uncharacterized protein LOC130965553: protein MMNVLAMSLFLISLAAESTIVKEGHRVVVVEFDGDGYQNTKISISPEQHADSDTGDDLICDAYGKCKYKIASAVEKAKEKAHDVIDFERESLAKKKEMTRGAVEKAKETVYDKAHDAKEYAKEAVENVKEHGETLKNDVVMNVTEGNDMLLGVRVAMRRVAAVYLGSMDNLDSLMSVANLMGFTTAYGLCVWVTFFSSYVLSMIMPRQQFAVVQSKIYPVYFKAMAYSIGMALVGHVFGHTTKVLSHKAGIFQAYNLLAALFTVFANSVYLEPRATKLMFERMKLEKEEGRGREDMTGEPATTTLGAEQDAFRSKILKLNEKLKKLNSYSSILNILTLMFLTWHLVYLAQRVHDGPC, encoded by the exons ATGATGAACGTGTTAGCGATGAGTTTGTTTCTCATTTCTCTTGCAG CAGAAAGCACCATTGTCAAAGAAGGCCATCGGGTTGTCGTCGTTGAATTCGATGGAGATGGTTATCAGAACACCAAAATCTCCATCTCACCGGAGCAGCATGCAGATTCTGACACCGGTGAT GACCTCATCTGTGACGCCTATGGAAAGTGCAAGTATAAGATAGCCAGCGCCGTagagaaagccaaggaaaaggCCCACGACGTTATCGACTTCGAGAGAGAGTCgctggcaaagaagaaagagatgacGCGTGGTGCAGTTGAGAAGGCCAAAGAAACCGTTTACGATAAAGCTCATGATGCTAAGGAGTATGCAAAAGAAGCTGTGGAGAACGTAAAGGAACATGGGGAAACCCTCAAGAATGATGTGGTTATGAACGTCACGGAAGGAAATGATATGCTTTTGGGGGTTCGGGTAGCAATGAGGCGAGTAGCTGCTGTATATTTGGGATCCATGGACAATTTGGATTCATTGATGAGTGTGGCTAATTTGATGGGATTTACAACTGCTTATGGACTGTGTGTTTGGGTTACTTTCTTCTCAAGCTACGTACTATCGATGATTATGCCGAGACAGCAATTTGCGGTGGTACAAAGTAAGATATACCCTGTATACTTCAAAGCTATGGCTTATAGTATTGGGATGGCTTTGGTGGGCCATGTCTTTGGCCATACCACCAAGGTGCTTTCCCATAAAGCTGGCATATTTCAAGCTTATAACCTTCTTGCCGCACTTTTCACTGTTTTTGCCAATTCTGTTTACTTGGAACCTCGTGCTACTAAG CTGATGTTTGAAAGGATGAAACtggagaaagaagaaggaaggggAAGAGAGGATATGACAGGTGAGC CAGCAACAACCACACTAGGTGCAGAGCAGGACGCATTCAGATCGAAGATTCTCAAACTTAATGAGAAGCTGAAGAAGTTGAATTCATACTCCTCCATCTTAAACATCCTCACTCTCATGTTTCTTACTTGGCATCTGGTCTATTTGGCTCAGCGTGTTCATGACGGCCCATGTTAA